Genomic window (Streptomyces sp. NBC_01431):
GACGGTGACCTGCCGGGCCCGGTGGCCTCGGTCGTGTCGCTCATGACGAATCTCCTCCTGGCTCCGGGTCTTACTTCGCGACGGCCGCGGCGAGCTTGGACAGCGGCTCGGCGAGCGCGTTGACGGTGTCCGAGAGCTGCTTTCGGTCGCTCTCGCCGACCTTGTCGTACGCGGTGAAGTCGTAGGAGTTCTTGTCGGTGCGGTACTTGTCGAGCAGCGTGTTCAGGGCCGCGAACTGCTTGTCCAGCTCGGTGGCGAGGGCCGGGTCGTTCTTCGCGGCGACCGGCTTGAGCAGCTCGTACGCCTTCTGGGCGCCCTCGACGTTGCCCTTGAAGTCGGACAGGTCGGTGTGGCTGTAGCGGTCCTCCTCACCGGTGATCTTCCCGGTGGCGACCTCGTCGAGGAGTTCCTTGGCGCCGTTGGCCATCGAGGTCGGGGTGATCTCGGCGGTGCCGACCCGCTTCTGCCAGTCGGTCAGGTCCTTGTCCAGCTCGGTGGCCAGGCCCTTCTCCTCGTCGCCGATCTTGTTGTCGACCCACAGCGACTTCTCCAGGCGGTGCCACCCGGTCCACTTCTGGCCCTTCTCCAGGCCGTCCTCGCGGGTGTCGGTCTTCGGGTCGATGTCGCCGAAGGACTCGGCGACCGGCTCGGTGCGCTCCCAGCCCAGGCGCGAGGGGGCGAACGCCTTCTTCGCTGCGTCCACGTCACCGGCCCGCACCGCGTCCGTGAAGACCTTGACCTTGGGCAGCGTCTCGTCGGCCTGCTCCTGCGCGTACTTGCGGTATTCGGCGACGGCGGTGTCCAGCTGCGGGTTGCGCTTGACGGCGGTGCCGCCGGTGACGGTGACCTTCTGGCGGATGCCGTCGCCCTTCATGCCGGGCTTGCAGGCGACCTCGTACGACCCGGCCTTGACCTCGGCGGTGAGCTGCTGGTTGAGGCCGGGGCCGATGTTCTCGCGCTCGGCGACTATGCGGTCGTCGGGGAAGAGGAGGTAGACCTCGGTGACCTTGGAGCCCTTGTTCTCCACGTCGAACTTCACGTGGCCGGCCGGGAACTCGGTCTTCGACAGCTTGCAGGAGTCGTCGGTGGCGGTCACCTGGATCGCGTCACCGGCGCTGGCGCC
Coding sequences:
- the efeO gene encoding iron uptake system protein EfeO → MRPVRTSVVTAAAAVAALTAVTGCADKSDAKGASAGDAIQVTATDDSCKLSKTEFPAGHVKFDVENKGSKVTEVYLLFPDDRIVAERENIGPGLNQQLTAEVKAGSYEVACKPGMKGDGIRQKVTVTGGTAVKRNPQLDTAVAEYRKYAQEQADETLPKVKVFTDAVRAGDVDAAKKAFAPSRLGWERTEPVAESFGDIDPKTDTREDGLEKGQKWTGWHRLEKSLWVDNKIGDEEKGLATELDKDLTDWQKRVGTAEITPTSMANGAKELLDEVATGKITGEEDRYSHTDLSDFKGNVEGAQKAYELLKPVAAKNDPALATELDKQFAALNTLLDKYRTDKNSYDFTAYDKVGESDRKQLSDTVNALAEPLSKLAAAVAK